The Saccharomyces eubayanus strain FM1318 chromosome IV, whole genome shotgun sequence genome contains the following window.
ACATGGCGTTTCAGTAATGTTATTTATATAATGTTATATAAAACGTATAAGGGTAGAACAGTAGAAATAAACAGAAAGGAGTCAaggcagaaaaaaaaacatggGAAGGCTGCGTCGAGAgatctttcaatttttgataGCGGAAGAGCTTGTTGAGTTCGATGACGTGGTGTATAATTCGTGTACGAAATTTTCACCCCAGAACGCAGAAGTGTACTTCGAGATGTATTTGTATAGCTTTTCCCAGTTGACCTCCTTCTTTACATCAGGCAAAGTCAAAGCTTCGTTGATGGCATCAGATAGGTCGTCGGTGTTCCAAGGATTGACGATGATGGCGCCGTTCAAGGATTGAGCGGCACCAGTGAATTCACTCAGAATCAAAGAacccttcttttcttcttggcaTGCGATGTATTCGTAAGAGACCAAGTTCATACCGTCACGGGTGGAGGAGACCAAACACACGTCACTTACGGCGTATAGGGAGATCAGCTCTTCAAAGGGGATGGACTTGTGCATGAAATGAATGGGGACGAACTCCACGGTACCGAATTGGCCGTTGATTCTGCCGACCAATTCGTTGACCACAGACCTCAGGTACTGGTACTCTTCCACGTCCCCACGACTGGGCACTGCGACCTGTACGAGGACGACCTTGCCCCTCCACTCCGGATGCTCACTCAGAAACACCTCCATGGCGTGCAGCTTTTGCGGAACACCCTTGATGTAATCTAGTCTGTCGACACCGACTATGATCTTGCAGCCCTTGAAGGTCTCTTTCAGTTGCTGGATTCTCTTTTGAACAGAGTCCTTCTTCAACCCGTCGGTGAACTTGTCCACGTCGATACCGATGGGGAAGGCCCCCACGTTAACGAACCGGCCCTGGTACTCTACCCCGTTGGGCAACGTGTTCACGTTGAGAACCCTCTGCACGGAGGAGAGGAAATGTCTTGCGTAATCGTACGTGTGGAACCCGACCAAGTCACAACTCAAGACCCCCTTCAGTATCTCTTGTCTGACGGGCAAGATTCTGTAGATTTCACTGGATGGGAAGGGCGTGTGCAAAAACCACCCGACCTTGACGTTTTGCAGACGCTTTTCCTGGATCTTGACTCTCAGCATCTCAGGAACCAGCATCAAATGGTAGTCGTGCACCCAGATCAAGTCATTATGGTTCATGATCTTGGCAATCTCGTTGGTGAACGTCTGGTTGGCCTCGTTGTACGCCAACCACGCATTCTCATCGAAATTGATCTCACCTGGGTGGTAGTGGAACAACGGCCACAGAATCGAGTTACTGAACCCGTTGTAGTGCAAGTCCGCAATCTCGTCGCTCAGGAAAATGGGCACCGCGTTGAACTTCTCCAGTAAATCCTTCTTCACCTGCTCCTTCTCGTCATCCGGAATCTCAAGCCCGGGCCATCCGAACCACTTGAAAGTAtatgtcttcttcagccCCTCCAGCGCCGTCACCAGACCCCCGGACGACATGGCGTACTCGTACTGGCCCGTACTGCTGTTCTTGCTAATGGTCACAGGCAGTCTGTTAGAAACCACAATGATGTTGCCCCCTGAGGACGAAGTCAGCTGCGCTTTGGCATTGTCTGTAGTCATAATTATGTGAGTATGTGAGTATATGAGTGAGTGAGTGAGTGTGTCGGCTTGTTTGCTTGTGCTTGCTTATATCTGTACTCGTTGTGAGAAGAACGTCTGAAAACCCAATTGACAACACAGAAGAACACCAATCCTGACTGAACTCCACCTCCCGCCTGCACGCTCCACctctctatatatactCAACTCGTCCATATATCTAAATGCGTCTTAGAACCTCAGACTAGTTTGTCCCTGGACGCCCCCTGAGAGCCCCTGCCCTGCCCCACCCGGCGGGGTCACCCCTGCAGCCCGCCAGCGAGGGGTCTCCGCCCACGGCCCGCGCCCAGGGGGGTTCTCCCTTGGGCGATCCCCTTATAAGCAGCGCTGACGTACTGGACGGTTGTTGGcatcttttcattttgctcGTGCTATGATATGGTGTTGTTGGAATGGACAGGACAGGATAACGCACCAAGATGCTCTCTACCCCTgacaaacaacaacagcaacagcaacagcagaaGCAAAAGGAACAACACAGCTCGTTCAACTACGCCCACGCGTGCAAGTGCATCGCAGGGTTCTTCGTAGTCGCGGGCGTCGTGTTGATGTTCTTCGAGACCGGAATTGACCCTCAGCAGAAGCTGCAGGTCAAGCAGATGCACCAGCTGAGCGGCGTGTCTGCCGCATGAAGTGGGTGtgaatcttcttcaaggtACGGGATTATGCATATATAGGTGGGTATACGTAcgtaaaaacaaatatacaCACATGTAGACATCTATATACGTTTAAAAGCTCAGCTCTCAGATTCTCGGATCTTTAGACTTCacaaaaagataaaaagcgcgaaaaaaaagaggctTCTTGCGCGGCACCATCCTCTTAGATCAGAGATTCCCCTTTGTTGGCGTCCTTCTTCTTACCGGAGCTTCTTGCGTCCgcgtcttcttcgtcttcgtccGCTTCGTCTCTGGCTCTATCGTAAAACTCGTCGAGAATCTTGGGGGAGATTCTATTCAACATCTCCTTAGGGTAGATTCTTAGCAAACTCCATGCCTGGTCCAAACTTTCGAAAACAGTTCTGTCCTCGTAGGCGCTTTGCGAGATGAAAGTTTTTTCGAACTTTTCCAAGAACTCCAAGGACAATTTGTCTTCGATGGAAAGGGCTTCCTCACCGACGACGGCCTTCATGGCGGCAGCGTCCTTACCGATAGCGTACTTGGCGTACAATTGGTTGGACACGTCACCGTGATCCTTTCTGGTCATACCTTCACCGATGGCGGACTTCATTAATCTACTCAATGAGGGCAAGACGTTGATAGGTGGGTAGATACCCTTGTTGTGTAGTTGACgatcaacaaaaatttggcCTTCAGTAATGTACCCTGTCAAATCCGGGATAGGATGGGTGATATCATCGTTGGGCATCGTCAAGATAGGTATTTGGGTGATGGACCCGTTACGGCCCTCTACTCTACCAGCTCTTTCGTAAATCGTGGACAAATCTGTATACATGTAACCTGGATAACCTCTTCTACCTGGAACTTCCTCTCTAGCAGCGGAAACCTCTCTAAGCGCGTCTGCGTACGACGACATATCAGTCAGGATGGTCAAAACATGACGTTCCGTTTGGTAAGCCAAGTACTCTGCCGTGGTCAAGGCCAATCTTGGGGTGATGATTCTTTCGATGGTAGGGTCATTggccaaattcaaaaacagcgaagttctttccaaagatccattttcttcgaaatcttgtttgaaaaatctggCGGTTTCCAAATTCACACCCATAGCAGCAAACACAATGGAGAAATTCTCTTCATGACCATCATGAACGTCCTTGGTGGGTCTCACCAAGCCAGCTTGTCTACAAATTTGCGCAGCAATTTCGTTATGTGGTAAACCAGATGCAGAGAAAATCGGAATCTTTTGACCTCTGGCAATAGAGTTCATGGTATCGATGGCAGAAACACCAGTAGAAATCATTTCTTCTGGGTAAATACGGGCATAAGGGTTGATAGGGGAACCGTTAATGTCCAAATAGTCCTCGGCAAACACTTTAGGACCATTATCAATGGGTCTACCAGACCCATCAAAGATTCTACCCAACATGTCTTCAGACACAGGAATTCTCAAACTTTCACCGGTGAATTCCACAGTAGTCTTCTTGACATCAATACCAGAAGTCCCTTCGAAAACTTGCACAATGGCTCTATCACCTCTGATTTCTAGGACTTGACCTTGTCTGACGGTCCCATCGGGCAACGTCAAGTTCACAATTTCATTGTAACGTGGGAACTTgactttttccaaaatgacCAATGGACCGTTCACACCACTGACCGTATTATAGTTCAATCTAGGTTTCACTTTGAAGCCTTGCTCCACAGCTCTCTTGTTTATGTCAAACAACTCTTTATCAGACAAAACCATCTCTGTAATATTTTTCACGCTTGGTACACTGTCTGCTTTCACAATCGCAATCTTGTTAACAATGGTTGTCTATCTACATTCAACTTACTTAGTCCTTTATCTcttatccttttctttcaacggggtgaaaaaaaaaaaaaaaaaaaaNNNNNNNNNNNNNNNNNNNNNNNNNNNNNNNNNNNNNNNNNNNNNNNNNNNNNNNNNNNNNNNNNNNNNNNNNNNNNNNNNNNNNNNNNNNNNNNNNNNNNNNNNNNNNNNNNNNNNNNNNNNNNNNNNNNNNNNNNNNNNNNNNNNNNNNNNNNNNNNNNNNTaactaaaaaataaagagtTGGTTCTTACCCGAATGCTTAATACACTGGCTGCTATTGTTATGACTGACTTGCATTCAGGTTATACACACGGcagggaaaaaaaagtgcgCACATGTTGCTTAGCCTACCACGTACCATCGGTCGTGGGGTCCCGTGAGGGCCGGCGCCGGTGCGGTGCGTCTTGTAGGATATCCTCTTTCCGGCCTGTTTAAGTTATCCAGGACCATGGAATACAGCATTCCAAACGTCCAATATAGCGAAACGGACCTACATTTCATCTTGTTTCGCTTCACCATGTTGTAGAACAGCCCATCCACATCGTACTGGTCTAGGATCCATGGTATATCCATGGGTGTCGAGGGCACGAGTTTCAAATTTCTACATACTTGtaaaatatttattatcAACCTGATCAATCTTTGCACTACCGTCCGTATATTATCAGAGGAGTCCAGCATGGGGTGTGCTTCATTATCGTTGGAATAGGGGAGCTTgatcaaaagaatatcGGAGAGAAAACTGACGTACTTCCACATGGTATCAATGGAATCATTCGTTACCACAAGAGGTAGAATctgaaagtttttcaatgatatCAACGGTTGGAACGCAATAGCAAAtggtatttgaaaattgtcTTGTAGTTTCTGGATCACAAACCAGTCGTTTAGCAGATTCAGTTTGTAGTCTCTGGTCGACTCacaaatcttggaaatctGTTTCAACTTGCTCTTAGCATCATTGATTTCCACTTGTTCTCTCAATTTATCATCACGAACCTCAGCCTTGGCGTGCCCGTGACTGTCTATTTCCACCTTCAATTTGTTGATGCGATCTCTCTTACTATGGATTCGCTCATTTAGCTGTTCGATCTTATGCCTGATCCgattgttattttttttcattcgtAAAATATCCAACTTCAGGAGACTATTCGCCAGAGgatcctttttcttttctgacGTTCTAGTACCCAACTGACCATAGTCCATGGCCTCGTTTAGTATATGTTCGACTTTCCCACTTAGCACCTTATTACTATCCTTTATGGAAACTAAGTCCAATTTTAACCTTAGTAGCAAACTGGGGCTCGTATTGATACAATGTGCACAATAAACCACATGCGCTCTATGATGACAAATCGGACAATGCATGGCATGCCAAAATACAGCTTATGGTCTTTTCCGTCTATAGTCTCTCCTCTTAGTTCAATGTTATTAGTTTTGCTTAAGATTCTTCCCTTAATTTTTagatggaaaaaaaaagctgcTTACCATCAGTAAATCATAATAAATAagttaaataaataagtaaAATAAACAGTTACACACATTATTTTAATAATacaaagaaaggaaaatatATAGTCAGCATCGGCATAGTTCATGCGCTACTagctttttattttttttcttataaGGATGCcgcttttgaaatttattaTCCAGTCCACCATATCTTGATCATTAGCGGCTTTGAACGACAACCTTTCATCAAACGTAATTAAAGCGAAATTTGTATCACCGCTCTTGTTCTTGGAACTATTGTCAATTTCGATGCAGTCAACAATTTTATTCAGTTTgatacttttctttatctttcCTGTTTTAAAGGAGTATAGGCTAAATGAGATATTAGTCAGTTCCACATTGAATTTTTGCCATTTGGCTCTATTAaataatttcttcttcttaaCTTTAGTATACAGAATTCCAGAACAGACTTGGTGCTCTGGATTCCTGGGATCAAACATCCTATAGAACTTTTTATCTTCATGAGACAGTTGTTCATCCATCGTCAAACTACAAGAATGCTTTCTGCTAGAAGGACCCGCCTTTTCATCGACTACAATCAAATCatcctcgtcttcatcttcgtcataATCACTGCCTGTAGTAACGCTTTCACTTCCACTTGGACTCGATAAAAATTTCTCAAGCGCAATTTTCCAGTCGTGCATTAGTTCTTTGTCAGTCTGCTCATTCTGCCCTGGTGGAAACTTGAACATTAAATCCTTGGATGGTGTGTAAACAATCAATATCCCGTCAAGCTCGCTAATCTTAAAATTTAATATCTCGAATCTCGGTATGACACTTATGGCTTCTCTTTCATCTTGGGTCTTGTAATAAGCAAATTGATTTTTCCTCAGGACACACCAATAATGGTGGTCCGTTGATCGCGGCCACCACAAATGAggatggtgatgatgataattcTGTATAGACAACGTTACATCATCTGCCTTTCCATCGTTGTTGTCTGGACTGGCTTGAACTATTGGAGTCTTATTTTGGGAAGTTGATGGCTTTTTGATCAGGTTTGATGCTATCAAAATTTCATGCTGACTTGATGGCGCAGCCTGGCCTGCTATCATTGGTATTGTAAGGGATGCCAAAATAAAACCAGCGCAGCTGCTCCAAATGAACCTGCTTACCAGCTTGGAATTGAACAGCATGTTTTACTCTGCTCGTTCAATATCAGCCACATTatattaagaaaaaaatcgttGTGAATGATCGAAAGTTGAAAATATGGCTCACGCTATAAGGTATCTATTATATCTATTTTACTATCTAAAGCGGTTCCATATATACTCTACTCCATGTGAATACTTCAGGGTTGATTCCCGTGTATAACCGTActgtttctcttctttttatgaGCGGATGAAGTTTGTCTTGTAGCCCCAGGTGGTGCTGATATTGTAGGGGTTGTACTTGTATCAATATTATGCATTATATTTGCCTTGCTGTTACCTGTGCTCGGCTTTCTCACTGATGCTGTCCTTTTGACACCAGGCAAAACGGGGGATGACGATTTTGGCGCAGAACCTGACGACAGTAATGGCGATGCAGTATaaaagcttcttcttttgttgctACTATTACTGCTATTCGAAGACGGATCGTTTGGGTTTGGCGTCTTTCTCAATTTAACCATCTTGATAGGAAGTATGTCTGATTCATTGCCATTGTCCATATTGTTAGCGTTACTACTTTCGATTTGCGTTTGCacattcttcttcagatttTGGAGGACCGTATCTTTATTGTTCCTCTTGTCATCATTTTTCTCCAAAACATCGTTCAAATCCATCTTTTCAGCAAAAGATGATATCAGACTCTCATTTGTCTCATACAAGCTTAACCAGTTTTCTAAATTCAGCTCATTTAAAGTTTGCCCGATTATCTTGCTTAATTTTGAATCCTTTTCTGTTTCCATGGctttcaaatcattaacAGAGCCGTTGAATTTAGCCAGATTTAACTCTATATCTGAATTAGAACTAGCATCCGAACCGAAATTTAGATTTTGGTTACTCAATTCTAGTTCCAAGAAACTGATTTTCTCATTTAGTTTGGAAATTTCATTAG
Protein-coding sequences here:
- the VMA2 gene encoding H(+)-transporting V1 sector ATPase subunit B, with protein sequence MVLSDKELFDINKRAVEQGFKVKPRLNYNTVSGVNGPLVILEKVKFPRYNEIVNLTLPDGTVRQGQVLEIRGDRAIVQVFEGTSGIDVKKTTVEFTGESLRIPVSEDMLGRIFDGSGRPIDNGPKVFAEDYLDINGSPINPYARIYPEEMISTGVSAIDTMNSIARGQKIPIFSASGLPHNEIAAQICRQAGLVRPTKDVHDGHEENFSIVFAAMGVNLETARFFKQDFEENGSLERTSLFLNLANDPTIERIITPRLALTTAEYLAYQTERHVLTILTDMSSYADALREVSAAREEVPGRRGYPGYMYTDLSTIYERAGRVEGRNGSITQIPILTMPNDDITHPIPDLTGYITEGQIFVDRQLHNKGIYPPINVLPSLSRLMKSAIGEGMTRKDHGDVSNQLYAKYAIGKDAAAMKAVVGEEALSIEDKLSLEFLEKFEKTFISQSAYEDRTVFESLDQAWSLLRIYPKEMLNRISPKILDEFYDRARDEADEDEEDADARSSGKKKDANKGESLI
- the SHE3 gene encoding She3p, which produces MSDQDSAPASPSKLAPHHNIFMASLESSPTKDRNGSSQNAPSSKVIESLHDQIDMLTKANLQLTTQSQNLLSKLELAQSKESKLLENLNLLKNENENLSLIFERKNKKLKEVEKNFSDLSNDYNVQKEKLTELNKVMENSSVMEKTSSEKLQNLEVHYDSLLESQNFYKDHYSNEISKLNEKISFLELELSNQNLNFGSDASSNSDIELNLAKFNGSVNDLKAMETEKDSKLSKIIGQTLNELNLENWLSLYETNESLISSFAEKMDLNDVLEKNDDKRNNKDTVLQNLKKNVQTQIESSNANNMDNGNESDILPIKMVKLRKTPNPNDPSSNSSNSSNKRRSFYTASPLLSSGSAPKSSSPVLPGVKRTASVRKPSTGNSKANIMHNIDTSTTPTISAPPGATRQTSSAHKKKRNSTVIHGNQP
- the ATG14 gene encoding Atg14p, with protein sequence MHCPICHHRAHVVYCAHCINTSPSLLLRLKLDLVSIKDSNKVLSGKVEHILNEAMDYGQLGTRTSEKKKDPLANSLLKLDILRMKKNNNRIRHKIEQLNERIHSKRDRINKLKVEIDSHGHAKAEVRDDKLREQVEINDAKSKLKQISKICESTRDYKLNLLNDWFVIQKLQDNFQIPFAIAFQPLISLKNFQILPLVVTNDSIDTMWKYVSFLSDILLIKLPYSNDNEAHPMLDSSDNIRTVVQRLIRLIINILQVCRNLKLVPSTPMDIPWILDQYDVDGLFYNMVKRNKMKCRSVSLYWTFGMLYSMVLDNLNRPERGYPTRRTAPAPALTGPHDRWYVVG
- the OPY1 gene encoding Opy1p, encoding MLFNSKLVSRFIWSSCAGFILASLTIPMIAGQAAPSSQHEILIASNLIKKPSTSQNKTPIVQASPDNNDGKADDVTLSIQNYHHHHPHLWWPRSTDHHYWCVLRKNQFAYYKTQDEREAISVIPRFEILNFKISELDGILIVYTPSKDLMFKFPPGQNEQTDKELMHDWKIALEKFLSSPSGSESVTTGSDYDEDEDEDDLIVVDEKAGPSSRKHSCSLTMDEQLSHEDKKFYRMFDPRNPEHQVCSGILYTKVKKKKLFNRAKWQKFNVELTNISFSLYSFKTGKIKKSIKLNKIVDCIEIDNSSKNKSGDTNFALITFDERLSFKAANDQDMVDWIINFKSGILIRKKIKS
- the TPS1 gene encoding alpha,alpha-trehalose-phosphate synthase (UDP-forming) TPS1 — protein: MTTDNAKAQLTSSSGGNIIVVSNRLPVTISKNSSTGQYEYAMSSGGLVTALEGLKKTYTFKWFGWPGLEIPDDEKEQVKKDLLEKFNAVPIFLSDEIADLHYNGFSNSILWPLFHYHPGEINFDENAWLAYNEANQTFTNEIAKIMNHNDLIWVHDYHLMLVPEMLRVKIQEKRLQNVKVGWFLHTPFPSSEIYRILPVRQEILKGVLSCDLVGFHTYDYARHFLSSVQRVLNVNTLPNGVEYQGRFVNVGAFPIGIDVDKFTDGLKKDSVQKRIQQLKETFKGCKIIVGVDRLDYIKGVPQKLHAMEVFLSEHPEWRGKVVLVQVAVPSRGDVEEYQYLRSVVNELVGRINGQFGTVEFVPIHFMHKSIPFEELISLYAVSDVCLVSSTRDGMNLVSYEYIACQEEKKGSLILSEFTGAAQSLNGAIIVNPWNTDDLSDAINEALTLPDVKKEVNWEKLYKYISKYTSAFWGENFVHELYTTSSNSTSSSAIKN